The proteins below are encoded in one region of Reichenbachiella sp. 5M10:
- a CDS encoding DUF4249 domain-containing protein, which yields MLGLISCVETVHLDLPEGNPRRVVFGWVTSLDSVPYVKLSWSNGFNDNQSYPLIHDAEVYVYSAGHRYAYVEREGTGMYYMTDTTFRAGVGYSYRLMVMTEGDTLFSQTEKMDALSTVDSSFVSFVVDPNAYQVKEEQDNYYISGLVDDDPSKRNYYRWKVYVNGELRNLPSELVLFDDILTINGTLRVDASNVLFKKGDSVSFEHMSLTEAAYNYYLSVQSQTNNDALEPTAKPGTVLGNVINVSSPNEQVHGYFGASDVQIVADVYWGIR from the coding sequence ATGTTGGGGTTGATTTCTTGTGTGGAGACTGTGCATTTGGATTTGCCAGAAGGAAACCCTAGACGAGTAGTCTTTGGTTGGGTGACGTCTTTGGACTCGGTTCCATATGTGAAGTTGTCTTGGAGTAATGGCTTCAATGACAACCAGAGTTACCCTCTTATTCATGATGCGGAAGTGTATGTCTATTCAGCAGGACACCGGTATGCATATGTAGAAAGAGAGGGGACAGGCATGTATTACATGACAGATACAACTTTTCGTGCAGGGGTAGGGTATAGTTATCGACTCATGGTAATGACCGAAGGAGATACTTTGTTTTCACAAACGGAAAAAATGGATGCTTTATCAACGGTGGATTCCTCATTTGTGAGTTTTGTGGTTGATCCCAATGCATACCAAGTCAAAGAGGAGCAGGACAATTATTACATTTCAGGGTTGGTTGATGATGACCCTAGCAAGAGGAACTATTATAGATGGAAGGTTTATGTCAACGGGGAGTTGAGAAATCTTCCGTCAGAACTAGTGTTGTTTGATGATATCTTGACAATCAATGGTACTTTGAGAGTAGATGCGAGCAACGTCCTGTTCAAAAAAGGTGACTCAGTTAGTTTTGAGCATATGTCACTAACTGAAGCAGCCTACAACTATTACCTCAGTGTTCAGAGTCAGACCAATAATGATGCCTTGGAGCCCACAGCCAAGCCAGGCACAGTGTTGGGCAATGTCATCAATGTATCATCTCCTAATGAACAGGTTCATGGCTACTTTGGAGCCTCGGATGTTCAAATTGTAGCCGATGTGTATTGGGGAATTAGGTAA
- a CDS encoding RNA polymerase sigma-70 factor, which produces MRFSEEDILDKIGKGDRTAFEQVFKTYYVDLSRFCLKYVRDEHVAEELVQEIFINIWERREVLTITTSVKAYLYTAVRNRSFNYLKLQVPKEQKKVDVEGVVDLGDGAENREDEMVYEEIKRYVQDAIDALPPKCKVIFNLSRNAGMSYKEIAEELDLSVKTVENQVGVALRKLRERLNPVWDKIVFLFVLYFL; this is translated from the coding sequence GTGCGATTTTCTGAAGAAGACATACTCGATAAAATTGGTAAGGGAGACCGCACTGCGTTCGAACAGGTTTTTAAGACCTATTATGTTGATTTGAGTAGGTTCTGTTTGAAATATGTCAGGGATGAGCATGTTGCAGAGGAGCTAGTTCAAGAGATTTTTATCAATATTTGGGAACGTAGAGAAGTGTTGACCATCACTACTTCGGTCAAGGCATACCTGTATACTGCGGTACGCAATCGATCCTTCAATTATCTCAAACTACAAGTTCCAAAAGAGCAAAAAAAAGTCGACGTAGAAGGTGTAGTTGATTTGGGAGATGGTGCGGAGAACCGTGAAGACGAAATGGTTTATGAAGAAATAAAGCGCTATGTCCAAGATGCAATAGATGCATTGCCTCCGAAATGCAAGGTGATTTTCAATTTGAGTCGAAACGCTGGAATGAGCTACAAGGAAATTGCCGAAGAGCTGGATTTGTCCGTCAAGACGGTTGAAAATCAAGTCGGAGTAGCTCTTCGTAAACTTCGTGAAAGATTGAACCCGGTTTGGGACAAGATTGTGTTCCTGTTTGTGTTATATTTTTTATGA
- a CDS encoding FecR family protein — MDNIEEKIQAYYGGFLSEEGKQELESWVKTSDENQKTMDELKKVYELSSLDAEKFCPNVDRAWQCVEHKLFRPTKQIFMNHPLFKIAAAVVLTVGLAWVGLPYLIHDNLLSIKTNKGEVREVILDDGTHIWLNSNSSLKYPEKFALNKSRKVYLYGQAYFEVAHDQTRPFKVIGKSAVTEVLGTSFDLLAKRTRNELNVMTGRVAIRPQEGKEIIVAAKNQRVVLEGKEATMTSQLNTKTIAWRFGELNFQSTPMTEVVKVLSKHYQIEFELDQSIENCLITSKFKNKSIEEVLEILGKIANIKYTKSADDSIALTGPSC; from the coding sequence ATGGACAACATAGAAGAAAAAATACAAGCCTACTATGGTGGTTTTCTGAGCGAAGAGGGAAAGCAGGAGTTGGAGAGTTGGGTCAAAACTTCCGATGAAAATCAGAAGACTATGGACGAGCTAAAAAAGGTCTATGAGCTATCATCGCTGGATGCGGAGAAGTTTTGCCCTAACGTAGATCGTGCGTGGCAGTGTGTTGAACACAAGCTTTTTAGACCTACCAAGCAAATCTTCATGAACCACCCTTTGTTCAAGATCGCAGCAGCAGTGGTATTGACGGTAGGTTTGGCATGGGTTGGACTTCCGTATTTGATTCACGACAATCTCTTGTCCATCAAAACAAACAAAGGAGAGGTGCGTGAAGTAATCTTAGATGATGGGACACATATCTGGCTCAATAGCAATTCATCTTTGAAATATCCAGAGAAATTTGCTTTAAACAAATCAAGAAAGGTGTACTTGTACGGGCAAGCATACTTTGAAGTGGCGCATGACCAAACTCGTCCATTCAAAGTGATTGGCAAATCTGCCGTGACCGAAGTATTGGGTACATCATTTGACTTGCTAGCCAAAAGAACTAGAAATGAACTGAATGTAATGACGGGAAGAGTGGCTATCAGACCGCAAGAAGGAAAAGAAATCATCGTAGCAGCCAAAAATCAACGCGTAGTACTAGAAGGAAAGGAAGCGACAATGACTTCTCAACTCAATACCAAGACGATTGCGTGGAGGTTTGGTGAGTTGAATTTTCAAAGTACCCCCATGACTGAAGTGGTGAAAGTCTTGTCCAAACACTATCAGATAGAGTTTGAACTGGACCAATCGATCGAAAATTGTTTGATCACATCGAAATTTAAAAATAAGAGTATTGAAGAAGTGTTGGAGATTTTAGGGAAAATTGCCAACATCAAATATACCAAGTCTGCCGACGATAGTATTGCTTTGACTGGTCCGAGCTGTTAG
- a CDS encoding TonB-dependent receptor — protein sequence MPLKKVIVFGEAPKSYAVQRILEKVCENENLKYELKGGQILLQYYDRPENEYRYTISGKVKDAENGEVLIGATVYLANLEVGVSTNAYGFYSFSIPTGKYKLQVRYIGYRLVETEVEVNKDFQRDFELEPMPYQLEDLLVDESQSMDVQAHSILSSTNRIDMDMAESIPYLGEVDVFQSSLLLPGITNIGEGVSGVNVRGASSDQNLVLMDEAVLYNANHFFGLISIFNPDAINDVEILKGDFPAKYGGRTSSVMHVRQKEGNEKKVKVSGGLGLITSRLMVDGPVLGQKATFLFSARSTFWDLILRNLSDPDFNDVRANFQDLNGKFKYNINSNNKVYFSGYWGGDATKFGTEALQKWGNSVLSLRWNHILNNKHFFNLTSYYTGYRYSVIEDVEFKEVRGRALINDLAFKLDATSYLVPGFILDWGISTIHHHLSPGEVSTGELYGNETLSSLPDERSFESAVYLSSENQFGGRLTTSLGLRLAHFRNTGESDVYVYNSQASKSIQSISDTIKAGSDESKVSYWNLLPRVSVKFQLGENSSVKASYSSSVQYMHLLSNTTSPSSSDAWVMSGYNILPTTMNQITLGVYKYFPLLDLNASTEVYHRSLNHVIDYKNGANLILNQNVETELIYGVERAYGIEFFIKKTLGRWTGWIGYTLSKVERKFDSTLEGESINQGQYYPSDFDRTHDFALTVAFEATERLTLSSNFVFYTGVPYSFPDSKYEVDGLLVPNFPDRNLDRLSNYHRLDVSATYEISPYKKNGEKRNYESNVVFSVYNVYGRKNAQAYFFTEKDGNPGQSSVQQLSVLSFPIPTVTYNFRF from the coding sequence GTGCCGCTTAAAAAAGTTATTGTTTTTGGGGAGGCCCCAAAGTCATATGCAGTTCAAAGAATACTAGAGAAGGTTTGTGAAAACGAAAACCTGAAGTATGAGCTGAAGGGAGGGCAAATATTGTTGCAGTACTATGATCGCCCAGAGAATGAATATAGGTATACAATCAGTGGGAAAGTCAAAGACGCTGAAAATGGCGAAGTATTGATTGGTGCTACGGTTTATCTTGCCAATTTAGAAGTGGGGGTTTCCACCAATGCTTATGGGTTTTATTCTTTCTCGATCCCCACGGGTAAGTACAAACTGCAAGTGCGATACATTGGATACCGGTTGGTCGAAACTGAAGTAGAGGTCAACAAGGATTTTCAACGAGATTTCGAACTCGAACCTATGCCCTATCAGCTGGAAGACTTGTTGGTGGATGAGTCTCAAAGCATGGACGTGCAGGCACACAGTATCCTGTCTAGTACCAACCGGATAGACATGGATATGGCTGAGAGTATTCCATACTTAGGAGAGGTAGATGTGTTTCAAAGTTCATTGTTGTTGCCTGGGATTACCAATATTGGAGAGGGAGTATCGGGAGTGAATGTACGAGGAGCAAGTTCAGACCAAAACCTCGTACTGATGGACGAGGCTGTTCTTTACAATGCCAATCATTTCTTTGGTTTGATATCCATTTTTAACCCTGATGCAATCAATGATGTTGAAATCCTCAAAGGCGATTTTCCAGCTAAGTATGGGGGTAGAACATCTTCAGTGATGCATGTTCGACAAAAGGAAGGGAATGAGAAGAAAGTAAAAGTATCTGGAGGTCTGGGGTTGATTACTAGTCGATTGATGGTGGATGGTCCTGTTTTGGGCCAAAAGGCTACATTCCTGTTTTCTGCTCGTAGTACATTTTGGGACTTGATTTTGAGAAACTTGAGTGATCCAGATTTCAATGATGTTCGAGCCAATTTTCAAGATTTGAATGGTAAGTTCAAATACAATATCAACTCGAATAATAAAGTGTATTTTTCTGGATATTGGGGAGGTGATGCTACCAAGTTTGGAACAGAGGCACTTCAGAAATGGGGCAATTCGGTATTGTCCTTGAGGTGGAATCATATCTTGAATAACAAGCATTTTTTTAACCTGACGAGCTACTATACAGGATACAGATACAGTGTGATAGAGGATGTAGAGTTCAAAGAGGTAAGAGGTCGTGCCCTCATCAATGATTTGGCTTTCAAACTAGACGCAACGAGCTATTTGGTGCCTGGCTTTATATTGGACTGGGGAATTTCCACGATTCATCATCACCTTTCACCAGGAGAAGTGTCCACGGGTGAGTTGTATGGCAATGAGACCTTATCTTCATTACCAGATGAGCGGAGTTTTGAATCTGCGGTCTATTTGTCTAGTGAAAACCAATTTGGTGGCCGGTTGACTACTTCACTGGGGTTGCGTCTGGCACATTTTAGAAATACAGGTGAATCCGATGTATATGTCTACAATAGCCAAGCTAGTAAATCCATCCAATCGATATCGGATACAATAAAGGCTGGTTCAGACGAGAGTAAGGTCAGTTATTGGAATCTATTGCCTCGTGTGTCAGTCAAATTTCAATTGGGAGAAAACTCATCGGTGAAGGCCAGTTACAGTAGCTCTGTACAGTACATGCATTTACTCTCCAATACTACCTCTCCCTCATCATCAGACGCTTGGGTGATGAGTGGGTACAACATACTGCCTACTACGATGAATCAAATTACACTGGGTGTATACAAATACTTTCCATTATTGGATTTGAATGCGTCGACCGAAGTGTATCACAGAAGTTTAAATCATGTCATCGACTACAAGAATGGTGCAAACTTGATCTTGAATCAGAACGTTGAGACCGAACTAATCTATGGCGTAGAGCGAGCTTATGGTATTGAATTTTTTATAAAAAAAACACTCGGGAGATGGACAGGTTGGATTGGGTATACTTTGTCCAAAGTCGAACGAAAGTTTGACAGTACACTTGAGGGAGAGAGTATCAATCAGGGACAGTATTATCCCTCAGATTTTGATAGAACACACGATTTTGCGCTCACGGTAGCGTTTGAAGCCACCGAGAGGTTGACATTGTCAAGTAATTTTGTCTTTTATACCGGTGTGCCCTATTCCTTTCCTGACTCCAAGTATGAAGTTGACGGCTTGTTGGTCCCGAATTTTCCAGATCGGAACTTAGATCGGTTAAGCAATTACCATCGATTGGATGTGTCTGCTACCTATGAAATCAGTCCCTATAAAAAGAATGGAGAAAAACGAAACTATGAATCCAATGTAGTGTTTTCGGTCTACAATGTTTATGGAAGGAAAAATGCTCAGGCTTATTTCTTTACCGAGAAGGATGGAAATCCGGGACAATCTAGTGTTCAGCAACTTTCTGTTTTATCTTTCCCAATCCCAACGGTTACTTACAATTTTAGATTTTAA
- a CDS encoding SPOR domain-containing protein: protein MADDKLNEGSEEEKKSSNDLSDDDFGLPDLEFDELQELDLSSEDDEDEEPIIEEPTPASESPFGGGVEEIDMSVLDDIDVLGGSDDDLSILDEGIEEVEDVLDSAQLISDRLGDDDEEEPSTDGDFDGGSTMNYDDLMGDVDSSDSGSDSLFESDSPVSDEAEEDPLLSSDDLFASIDSPDDLAALGMADEEDDSTDSLFAADIGSSSDDDMDSLFDSDSIAMSATPEEEVQDEFKAYEEDKKLPDNYKAYTYNESSGGFTKIIVIGVVVIAVIAAGMLWLSGDPESPKKQVAQTEKAKPKPAPKKEVAKPVEEVQESATQEEEQSSPVQEEKAKPALAVSNSAPAGEIEQVTAKTGLSYVIIGSFIDQDLAMDYAQELSEEGRGVKVIHPYGKSKRYRVSVADFSTYGDAASQLGSYQDEYGQQVWALKY from the coding sequence ATGGCTGATGACAAGCTAAACGAGGGTTCAGAGGAAGAAAAAAAATCATCAAATGACCTTTCTGATGATGATTTCGGGTTGCCTGATTTAGAGTTTGATGAATTGCAAGAATTGGATTTGTCGAGTGAAGACGATGAAGACGAAGAACCTATTATAGAAGAACCTACTCCAGCTTCTGAATCTCCATTTGGTGGAGGAGTTGAAGAAATAGATATGAGTGTCTTGGATGACATAGACGTACTCGGAGGCTCAGATGATGACCTGTCTATTTTGGATGAAGGAATTGAAGAAGTTGAAGACGTTTTGGATAGCGCACAGTTGATTTCTGATCGTTTGGGAGATGATGACGAAGAAGAGCCATCTACTGATGGTGATTTTGATGGCGGTAGTACCATGAATTATGATGATTTGATGGGGGATGTTGATAGTTCAGATTCTGGTTCGGACTCACTTTTTGAGAGCGATAGCCCTGTTAGTGATGAGGCAGAAGAGGATCCGTTGTTGTCCAGTGATGATCTGTTTGCGAGTATTGATAGTCCTGATGATTTGGCAGCACTTGGTATGGCAGATGAAGAGGATGATTCTACGGACTCTTTGTTTGCAGCAGATATAGGTAGCTCTAGTGATGATGATATGGATTCGTTGTTTGATTCGGATAGTATTGCGATGAGCGCTACTCCTGAAGAGGAAGTACAGGATGAATTCAAGGCGTATGAAGAAGATAAAAAATTGCCGGATAACTACAAGGCTTACACTTACAATGAGTCATCTGGAGGATTTACAAAAATAATAGTCATCGGTGTGGTGGTCATTGCAGTGATTGCAGCAGGGATGCTGTGGCTGTCTGGCGATCCTGAATCACCAAAGAAACAAGTAGCGCAGACAGAAAAGGCCAAGCCGAAGCCTGCTCCAAAAAAGGAAGTAGCTAAACCTGTAGAGGAAGTACAAGAAAGTGCTACGCAAGAGGAAGAACAATCGTCCCCAGTCCAAGAAGAGAAAGCCAAGCCTGCATTGGCTGTTTCAAATTCAGCACCAGCGGGAGAGATAGAGCAAGTGACTGCTAAGACAGGGCTTTCTTACGTGATCATTGGTAGTTTCATTGATCAAGACTTGGCGATGGATTATGCACAAGAATTGAGTGAAGAGGGGAGAGGCGTCAAAGTGATTCATCCATATGGCAAATCCAAGAGATACCGAGTGTCTGTTGCAGACTTCTCTACTTATGGTGATGCTGCAAGCCAGTTAGGTAGCTATCAAGATGAATATGGCCAGCAAGTTTGGGCTCTGAAATATTAA
- a CDS encoding MotA/TolQ/ExbB proton channel family protein, translating into MILVSVLQEVPVEETVKEVSVLDLLFKGGYMILPIVLLSLVGTYILVERLMTIKAADQTPESLMDEVKQMVVSGRVSEAQQLCARNSTPIAKMLEKGLSRIGNPLKSIEASIENVGKIEVYKLEKNLTLLATISGAAPMIGFLGTVTGMIQAFMSIAQEEGAVSPKLLSSGIYEAMITTAAGLFVGIISYLAYNYLITKVGKLIHKMEYTSINFIDLLQEPQK; encoded by the coding sequence ATGATCTTGGTCTCCGTTCTACAGGAAGTCCCTGTTGAAGAGACTGTTAAGGAAGTATCCGTTTTGGATTTGTTGTTCAAAGGGGGGTACATGATTTTACCTATTGTATTATTATCGTTAGTCGGCACCTATATTTTGGTGGAGAGACTGATGACTATCAAAGCGGCGGATCAGACGCCTGAGAGTTTGATGGATGAAGTGAAGCAAATGGTGGTGTCGGGTCGTGTCTCAGAAGCACAGCAGTTGTGTGCCCGCAATTCAACGCCAATTGCCAAGATGCTTGAGAAGGGATTGTCTCGTATTGGTAACCCGTTGAAAAGCATCGAAGCATCTATAGAAAACGTAGGTAAGATAGAGGTCTATAAGTTGGAAAAGAATTTGACCTTGTTGGCAACCATATCGGGTGCAGCACCTATGATTGGTTTTTTGGGTACGGTTACAGGGATGATACAAGCGTTTATGTCGATTGCTCAAGAAGAAGGCGCTGTTAGCCCAAAGTTGCTCTCTAGTGGAATATACGAAGCGATGATTACGACTGCTGCTGGTCTTTTCGTTGGGATTATCAGTTACTTGGCCTACAACTACCTGATTACCAAAGTGGGTAAATTGATTCACAAGATGGAGTATACATCTATCAACTTTATTGATTTACTCCAAGAACCACAGAAGTAA
- the trmB gene encoding tRNA (guanosine(46)-N7)-methyltransferase TrmB, which produces MGRKKLERFADNAVRFNIVENGKEKFGKMAGKWRSEHFQNEHDLVVELGCGRGEYTTGLGEKFPDKNFVGVDIKGSRIWVGSSYAIAHNLDNIAFLRTQIEQIDAHFGEDEVSELWITFPDPRPKDKDEKRRLTAPRFMEMYKKLIAKDGWLKFKTDNTPLFDYTLELIETGQIKVKNLSHTHNLYESEFMDEHFGVKTKYEQLFYDKGEDIKYLKFQFA; this is translated from the coding sequence TTGGGAAGAAAGAAATTAGAGCGGTTTGCTGACAATGCTGTGCGATTCAATATCGTAGAAAATGGCAAAGAGAAATTTGGGAAAATGGCTGGAAAATGGCGGTCAGAGCATTTTCAAAACGAGCATGATTTGGTAGTGGAGTTAGGCTGTGGGAGAGGAGAGTATACGACAGGGCTTGGAGAGAAATTTCCCGACAAGAACTTTGTGGGAGTAGATATAAAAGGTTCTCGTATTTGGGTGGGGAGTAGTTATGCTATTGCTCATAATTTGGATAATATTGCTTTTTTGCGTACTCAAATAGAACAAATAGATGCTCACTTTGGTGAAGACGAAGTGAGTGAACTTTGGATTACTTTTCCTGACCCTCGCCCTAAGGATAAAGACGAAAAGCGTCGTTTGACAGCACCGAGATTCATGGAGATGTACAAAAAACTGATTGCCAAGGATGGTTGGTTAAAGTTCAAAACAGACAATACGCCCTTGTTTGATTATACCCTAGAATTGATTGAGACAGGACAAATCAAAGTGAAAAATTTAAGCCATACGCACAATTTGTATGAATCAGAGTTTATGGATGAGCACTTTGGTGTCAAGACCAAGTATGAACAACTCTTTTATGACAAAGGAGAAGATATTAAGTATCTCAAGTTTCAATTTGCCTAG
- a CDS encoding biopolymer transporter ExbD has protein sequence MDIKSKHKVEASFSMSSMTDVIFLLLIFFMLTSSFITPSGLPVNLPTSKSSNIVMQKVSVTITPDLQYYVNDNKVSLENLEQSLKSELTEEEGVVVLHCDKSVPVEHLVNVASIATKLEAKISLATKPD, from the coding sequence ATGGATATTAAAAGCAAGCACAAGGTAGAGGCGTCCTTTTCAATGTCGTCGATGACGGATGTTATATTCTTGTTGTTGATATTCTTCATGTTGACCTCTTCGTTTATTACTCCATCTGGTCTTCCGGTCAACTTGCCTACGAGCAAGAGTTCGAATATCGTAATGCAGAAGGTCAGCGTGACGATTACGCCAGATTTGCAATACTATGTCAATGACAACAAAGTGAGTCTCGAGAACCTCGAACAGTCACTCAAGAGTGAATTGACGGAAGAGGAAGGAGTAGTCGTGCTGCACTGTGACAAATCAGTGCCAGTTGAGCATTTGGTCAATGTAGCAAGTATTGCTACAAAGTTGGAAGCAAAAATTTCGTTGGCGACTAAGCCAGATTAG
- a CDS encoding folylpolyglutamate synthase/dihydrofolate synthase family protein: MTYQEALDFLYSQLPIFQRIGKAAMKADLSNTIALAKALSNPERSFKSIHIAGTNGKGSTAHMYASVLQEAGYKVGLYTSPHLKDFRERIRVNGELMDSDFLVPFVERTKQLMLDVQPSFFEITVIMAFEYFRMQQVDVAVIETGLGGRLDSTNIVDSVLSVITSIALDHEDILGHGIENIAREKAGIIKSDTPVVLGKLSPEAFSVMQARAEELGAPLVLSHAFSEAKFEDGVLSLIDLDSNEQYSIESELGGNSLVKNVPVVIRGVRSLKEKGFQVSKEQLVQGINRVVTNTGLKGRWQTLRESPEVICDIGHNEEAVSELMQRLARIGKKVHIVWGMAADKSVDSVFQLLLKDARYYFCAAQIPRALSVDGLKTIADKYGLRGGKYASVSDAYAAALDEARENDVVFVGGSTFVVAEIKDL; encoded by the coding sequence ATGACATATCAGGAAGCATTGGACTTTCTGTATTCGCAGTTGCCTATTTTTCAGCGTATTGGAAAGGCCGCTATGAAAGCAGACTTGTCAAATACCATTGCTTTGGCAAAGGCACTTTCCAATCCAGAACGTTCGTTCAAATCGATTCATATCGCAGGGACCAATGGCAAAGGTTCTACAGCGCATATGTATGCATCCGTGTTGCAAGAGGCTGGATATAAGGTGGGCTTGTACACTTCTCCACATCTCAAGGATTTTAGAGAGAGGATTCGAGTAAATGGAGAACTAATGGATTCAGATTTTCTAGTTCCTTTTGTTGAGCGTACTAAACAATTGATGCTGGATGTTCAACCATCCTTCTTTGAAATAACAGTGATCATGGCGTTCGAGTATTTTCGAATGCAACAAGTAGATGTGGCGGTGATAGAGACAGGGCTTGGGGGGAGGTTGGACTCTACCAATATTGTCGATAGTGTATTGTCGGTGATTACTTCGATTGCTTTGGATCATGAGGACATTTTGGGGCATGGTATTGAAAACATAGCCAGGGAGAAGGCCGGAATCATTAAGAGTGATACACCGGTGGTTTTGGGTAAACTTTCTCCTGAGGCGTTTTCAGTAATGCAGGCTAGAGCGGAGGAACTAGGAGCTCCTTTGGTTCTGTCGCATGCTTTTTCAGAAGCAAAATTTGAGGATGGCGTATTGAGTTTGATAGATTTAGATTCCAATGAGCAATATTCTATTGAATCAGAATTGGGAGGAAATTCATTGGTGAAAAATGTCCCTGTGGTCATACGTGGTGTTCGATCATTGAAAGAAAAAGGCTTTCAGGTTTCGAAAGAACAACTGGTACAAGGGATCAATCGCGTCGTGACGAATACAGGCCTGAAAGGTCGGTGGCAGACGTTGAGAGAGTCTCCGGAGGTTATTTGTGATATTGGACACAATGAAGAGGCTGTTTCCGAGTTGATGCAGCGATTGGCTCGAATAGGGAAGAAAGTACACATTGTTTGGGGGATGGCTGCAGATAAATCCGTAGATAGTGTCTTCCAGTTGTTATTAAAGGATGCTAGGTATTACTTTTGCGCAGCACAAATCCCTAGGGCATTGTCTGTAGATGGATTGAAAACAATCGCGGATAAATATGGATTAAGAGGAGGTAAGTATGCTTCGGTGAGTGACGCGTACGCTGCTGCCTTGGACGAAGCAAGGGAGAATGATGTGGTGTTTGTAGGGGGAAGTACTTTCGTAGTTGCAGAAATAAAGGATTTATAA
- a CDS encoding ABC transporter permease: protein MNFPYFISRRISEGVESSFTSVISRLAVVSIALGLSAMILSYFILGGFQQTVKDKIYNFKGHLEITKYTLGSSFDDHHISTGPQFYEDLGQYDFIERLQPYAYKAGMLRTQEEVEGVMFKGIAENFDTLSFQSNIVEGRFVSFYDSLYSKEVVLSRRIANKLLLEVGDYVTIYFVQSPPKFRRLEIVGLYETGLEEIDKTMILGDLRMVQRLNNWADTVVAGVEVFVKEGVDIDQAEDTLFEGVDAHLYVDKVSDKYVQIFDWLELLNQNVSVFLMLILIVACFNMISILLILIMERTYMIGVFQSLGATKRQIKKVFMLNGMWLVTKGMLLGNFVALGIAYVQSEFKLIPLDPVNYYMHFVPIDWNFKALIYLNILTFCIVLLALRIPLGVIAKVKPVTALKFD, encoded by the coding sequence TTGAATTTCCCCTATTTTATATCGCGTAGAATATCCGAAGGAGTAGAGTCTTCATTTACGAGTGTCATTTCTAGGTTAGCAGTAGTAAGTATTGCCTTGGGGCTTTCAGCGATGATTTTGTCTTATTTTATATTGGGAGGTTTTCAACAAACCGTCAAGGACAAGATATACAATTTCAAGGGGCATTTGGAGATTACCAAGTATACTTTGGGTAGTTCTTTTGACGACCATCACATAAGTACGGGGCCTCAGTTTTATGAGGATTTAGGGCAATACGATTTTATTGAACGATTGCAGCCTTATGCTTACAAAGCAGGGATGTTGCGTACTCAAGAAGAGGTAGAAGGTGTCATGTTCAAAGGGATTGCAGAAAACTTTGATACGCTGAGTTTTCAAAGCAATATAGTAGAAGGGCGTTTTGTCTCGTTTTACGATTCTTTGTATTCCAAAGAAGTGGTTTTGAGTAGGCGTATTGCCAATAAGTTGCTATTAGAAGTGGGGGATTATGTGACAATTTATTTTGTACAGTCACCACCTAAGTTTAGGAGATTAGAGATTGTTGGGCTGTATGAGACAGGTCTCGAAGAGATAGACAAGACCATGATACTAGGAGATCTTAGAATGGTGCAACGCCTAAACAATTGGGCAGATACAGTAGTGGCAGGAGTAGAAGTGTTTGTCAAGGAGGGAGTTGATATAGATCAAGCGGAGGATACGCTGTTTGAAGGAGTAGATGCACATCTCTATGTGGATAAGGTTAGTGATAAATATGTGCAAATATTTGACTGGCTGGAGTTGCTCAATCAGAATGTGTCCGTCTTTTTGATGCTTATACTAATTGTAGCTTGTTTCAACATGATCTCGATCTTACTAATACTGATTATGGAGCGTACATATATGATCGGTGTATTTCAATCTTTGGGGGCTACCAAGAGGCAAATTAAGAAGGTTTTTATGCTAAACGGTATGTGGTTGGTGACTAAGGGGATGCTTTTGGGTAACTTCGTGGCATTGGGTATCGCTTATGTTCAGTCAGAATTCAAATTGATTCCATTGGATCCAGTCAATTACTATATGCATTTTGTGCCCATTGATTGGAATTTTAAAGCATTGATTTATCTCAACATTCTTACCTTTTGTATCGTATTGTTAGCCTTGAGGATACCACTGGGAGTGATTGCCAAAGTAAAGCCTGTCACGGCATTGAAATTTGATTGA